In the genome of Luteitalea pratensis, the window CGCCTGCTGGCGCAGGGCGATCTCGTCTGGCCCGAGGACGGCCCTCAGTGCTGCGCCTGACGCGAGTGCGCGGCGGATGCGGTCGAGTGCACGGCGTCTCGCGAGTGCGTCGTTGCGCGTGCCCTGGGCATATGCCAGGCGAGCGTGCGAGGCCAGGTCGATCGGGGGCGCACCATCGTCTGGCATCCCTGCTGCCCCTTGTTCGTGGGCGGGGAGATCGACAGGCAGCGGCGCGCGGGGAGGCAGCCCGCCGATGTCGACGCGACGGGTGGAACTCGTGCACGGCGGCAAGGGCACGCCCGATTGGAGTCGTGCCTCCACATCCAGTCCTTCCGGGAACTCGTCGGGCCGCAGCAACTGCAGCAGCCGAAAGAAGCCGTGCGCATCGTCTTCGAGCGGCGTCGCGCTGAGCAGCAGGAGGTGCCGCCCGAGCGCGGCGATGGGAGCGACGGCACGATAGGCCGGTTCGCCAGGATGGCCCGGTGGACGCCGCAGTCGCTGCGCCTCGTCGATCACGAGCAGGTCGATGCCGGCGCTGACGGCCTGCGCGCCCAGCTCTGGCCGGCTGACGAGTGTCTCGAGCGCGAGCACGGCGCGGCGGTGGACGTCGAACGGATTGAAACCGGCCCCGAAGTCGCGCGCGACGTCGGCCAGGCGCGGTGGATCGAGCAGCGTGAACACCTGGTGGTACTTGCGCCACAGCTCGCCGAGCCACTGCACCGTCAGCGCCTCGGGCACGATGACCAGGCAGCGCTCGATCTTCTGCGTGTGGAGCAGCCGATTCATGATCAGCGCCGCCTCGATCGTCTTGCCAAGTCCGACTTCGTCGGCCAGCAGCCACCGCACCGGCAGCCTTGCCGTCGCGCGTTCGGCGACGTGCAACTGGTGCGGGAACAGCCGCACCCGCCCACCGAGGAACGACCCGAGGCCCCCTGCCTCACGCGTCGCGAGCAGGCGCAGCACGTCGAGTCGCGTGAGGACGTCCGCGGTGTCGTCGATCTCGCCCGCGGCCAGCCGCTCGATCAGCGATCGGTCGCGGCGAGGGGCCCGGTCCGCCTCGGTCGCCGTCGCCGGAACCAGCGCGTCGCTGGTGGCGGCCAGCCGCAGCGTCGTCGCGCCGTGCGGGAAATGGACGACGAGGACACGCCCTTCGATGGCGGTGACGCGGCCGGTGCCGAGGTCGGCATTGAAGCGGTGGGTCAGGTGGTCCCCGACGGACCAGAAGGGCACGGGGAGATTCTACCGAAAGGACGGAGGAGATGAGGACGGAGGAGGGAGGACGGAGGAGGGGGGACGGAGGAGACGAGGAAGGAGGAGACGAGGACGGAGCCCGGAGCACGAAATGAGCTCACTCGTATTTTGACCGCGTGTCCGCAGTCGGCGACCGACGGCTTCGCGCCGTGCCCGCCGCGACTCGAGCGCAACGCGCGCACATACCGGATTGAGCGGGCGGACGGCACGTTCCAGACAGTCGTGACGTCGGATCCCGGACGGCTGCTCCTCACTGGCCAGCCGGCGGACCTTGGCGTGATGGAGTCCACGCAACTGCGCGGCATCAGCCGGACCGCACCGTACTTCCACAACAACTCCGCCGCGACGCTCGAGGAAGTGCTCGACCTCTACGACGCGTTCTTCAGGCGATCGGTGAGGCTCTTCCCGCCGCCGAACCTGCCACCGATCATTTCGTCGGATGGAACGGTCATCGACCGTGGATTCCTGACCGCCGAGGACCGGGTCGCCTTGCTGGCGTACTTTCGCAAGCTGTAGACGGACCCGGTTCGCGCCGCTCCTTCCGTTCACCGGAAGGGGGTGACGGATTGGCGTGAGATGGCCCGGACCGCGGAGACGCTCACGGGGTCGGTCGTGATCGCCTCGGTCATACCGTCCGCAAAGGAGTCTGCCGGCGCATCTCCCGAAACGTTGCGGCACGGCAGCACTGCAAGCGATCGCACGGGAACCGTGGCGACCGCGGATTGTTTCACCCACAGGAGGGCGACCGTGACGCCAACCGCAACGAGCAGCGGCACGACCGACCACGCGTAGAAGACACGCGTCGCCGTTGCGACCGGCTTCGATGACTGAGGACTCGGCGTCAATGATCCCGCAAACCGATAGCCGTGCCTGGGAAGCGTCTCGATCCACTCGCGCGCTTCATCACCGAGCCCCCTTCGCAGGGTCGAAATCTGAAAGGAGAAGGTTGGCCTCCTCGACGAAAGTGCCGGGCCATAGGGCCGCCATCAGCTCCCACTTCGAAAAAGCCCGGGCGCCGTCGTGGCTCAAATGACCGAGCGGTGATATGAAGGTGAAAAGCAGGTGACGCGAACTCTCGCGCGCGTCTTGCCTGCTAGGATCGGACGTCCAGGGAGATTCAGGCGTGTCCGCGATGTCGGGAGATCCGCATTTCGTACGGTTTGCCGGTTTCACGTTGGATCTGCGATCCGGGGAGCTCGCGAGGAACGGCCGTCGGCTGCTGCTGCCGGAGCAACCATTTCGCATTCTCACACTCCTGGTGCGTTCGCCCGGCTCACTGGTCACACGCGATGACCTCCGTCGTGAACTGTGGGGCCAGGATACGTTTGTCGATTTCGAGCACAGCATCAACGCCGCCATCAAGCGGTTGCGTGAAGCGCTAGGTGATTCGGCTGCAAGATCGCAGTTCGTCGAAACCCTTCCGCGCCGTGGCTATCGATTCAAGGTTGCGGTCGACGTCGCGCCCCCGGCCTCCCAAGAGGTCCCGATCAACGCGCCGTACGCATTGCTCGCTCGGTTTTATGACGTTCTGTGCGGCTATGCGGCGCCGATCAACCGTCACGCCCGCAGGCAGATTCTGTGCGCCGTGCTGCCGAGCGTAAAAAGTGTGTGTGATGTTGGTTGCGGTACCGGCGAGACGGCGCTCGATCTTGCTCGGCATGGCCTTGAAGTTGACGCGCTGGACGACTCCCGCGTGTTCTGCGAGACGGTTCGCGCCAGGGCGCGTCGGGCCGGACTCGCCGTCACCGTTCACTGCGATGACATGCGCGACTTCCGATTGCCGCGACCCGTGGATCTCGTTCTTGCAGAATTCGCGTCGCTCAACAACCTCGCAGATCGCCGTGACCTGCCACGAGTGATGCACGCTGTCGCGCGCGCGTTGGCAGACGGCGGTTGGTTCTGTTTCGACGTCAATACACCGCGATCGTTGCGCGTTGAGTACCCGCAGACGTTTTGGCTCGAAGATTCCAGATTCAAGCTCGTGCAACACGGAAGTGTCGAGACTGACGGGCGGCGGGCGAGGCTGGACTTCGAGTGGCTCCTCCCGGCCGGACGTCTCTGGCGCCACGTGCGCGAGACGCTCTGGCACGTCTCCTGGACTGACTCGGAGATCAAACAGGCTCTGCGAGTGGCTGGATTCGAGCTCGTGCGGTACTTCGACGGCGTCGATGTTCGCCCACAAAGGCCTGGGACGACGCGCGGAACGGATGCGTACTACCTCGCACGGAAGGGAAGGCCGGGACAACGGCGTCGTGCCAGGACCTAGTGGATTCCTTACCGCCGCGTCACGTGGCCGCCGGCGCGGTCAGTCGCATCCAGGTGGCCTCGGATTCGATGTCGGCCGGGAAGAGCAGCGGCCTCCTACCCTCCCACGTAATTGCGGCGCTTCATGTCGCGCGCGATGCTCGTCGTCATGAACTGGCTTCTGAAAGGAACTCGCGCCATGACATCGCATCGCGTTCTGCAGCTGAACGCTCTTACTACCGCCGGATGTGGCCTCGGGACCGTAGCGACACGAGGTGACCTGCACGCGCTCTTCGGACTCGAAGCGCCGATCCTGCTCGACGCGATCGCCGTCGGTCTGCTGGCCTACGCGGGTGCGCTTGCGTTTGCGGCCCAGCGTCAGCCGGTCAGCCGGCAGGCCTTGATGTTCTTCACCGTTGCCGACGCGATCTGGGTGGTGGCCAGCGCCATCGTGCTGCTGCTCTTCTGGCCGCAGTTCGCGCCTGTGGCGCGGCTGCTCGTCATTGCCGTCGCTCTGGTCGTCGAGGTCTTCGCGACATTGCAGTTCCGTGCCGATGGGAGGATTGCGGGCATCTCGCCGCAAGTGGCCTGAGCCCGACACGATCGAGGCGCAGCGTCCCAGCGTCCCGCGCCCGCCCGGAATTTTCCCCACGGTTGCGCGGACTCTTTCTCCCTGTCGTCGCGGAGTCTTCGTTCTGGCTGGTTTTCACGCACGAGAGCACCGTGCTCGGTGGGCATCACTTTCGCACTAATCAGTTCTCGGACCGCGCTGTACAGCGGCGGCAGGCGTCGCCGTTGCGCATGTGTCGGTGGTGTGGATCGCGGGTTGCGTTGGTGCGACCGCGGCAAGCAACGGAGGTGCAGGATGTCCAGGACTATGAAGGCGGCGGTGGTTCGCGCACTCGGCCAGCCATTGTCGATTGAGGAAGTCCCCGTCCCGACGCCGGGGCCGGGAGAAGTCCTCGTGAAGATTGTCGCAAGTGGCGTGTGCCATACGGATGTGCACGCCGCCGATGGTGACTGGCCCGTGAAGCCGACGCCACCGTTCATCCCCGGTCATGAGGGCGCTGGCATCGTCGCCGGCCTTGGACCTGGCGTGACCGGGCTGAAAGAAGGCGATCCTGTCGGCATCGCCTGGCTCCACGACGCGTGCGGAGGATGCGAGTCGTGCATCACCGGATGGGAGACACTCTGCCCGTCCCAGCACAACAGCGGCTACGGCGTGAACGGCACTTTCGCGGAGTACGCGATCGGGAATGCCGCCTACCTCGCCCGCCTGCCGGCACGGCCGGACTTCGCGGCCCTGGCGCCCATCCTGTGCGCTGGCGTCACCACCTACAAGGGCATCAAGGAAACCGAAGCGAAGCCAGGAGAATGGCTCGCCATCTCCGGAATCGGCGGCCTCGGTCACGTCGCCGTGCAGTATGCCAAGGCGATGGGGTTACACGTCGTCGCCATCGACGTCGCGGACGACAAGCTCGCCCTCGCCAGGACGCTCGGTGCTGATGTGACCGTCAACGCGATGTCCCCGGATGCTGCGGAAATCGTGACGAAGTACACCGACGGTGGAGCTCACGGCGTCCTCGTAACCGCGGTCTCCGTGCCGGCGTTCTCGCAGGCGCTGCAGATGGTGCGGCGAAAGGGTACCGTCAGCCTTGTCGGCCTGCCGCCTGGCGACTTCCCGACGCCCATCTTCGACGTCGTCCTCAAGCGAATCACAGTCAGGGGTTCGATCGTCGGCACACGCAAGGACCTGGCGGAGGCTGTGGCGTTCGCGTCCGAAGGGAAGGTGCACGCGCATATTCATACGGCGCCGCTGGAGTCGATCAACGACATCTTCGCTGCGCTGAAGTCCGGCACTGTCGACGGTCGGATGGTGCTGGACCTGGCGCTCCCTGCCGGCTCCATGCGGGAGCAGGCGGCGACGCGGATCAACGCGCTCGCCTGATGAGTGGCCTTTCGACAGCGGACGCCGTCGAACGACTCGGGCAATTTGGACCGAATGCACTGCCAGAGCAGGCTCCGGAGCCTCTCTGGCAGCGCTTCCTGCGTCAGTTCAACAGCCCGCTGATCTTCATCCTGCTGTTCGCACTCACGTTCGATCTCGGGCTGTGGGCGTACGAGGGCGGGCACGGCTGGCCAATCGAGGCAGCCGCCATCGGCCTGATCCTGCTGTTCAACGCTGCTCTCGGCCTGTATCAGGAGCAACGCTCCGAGGCCGCGCTTGCCCGGCTCAAGGTGTTGGCCGGGGCCCAGGCCTGGGTGCTTCGCGACGGCGAGTTCGTGCGGCTGCCAACGCAGGATCTCGTGCCCGGCGATTGCGTGCGACTCGAGTCAGGCGACCGCGTTCCGGCCGACGGCGTCCTCCGCGATCCACGCGGCGCCATGCTCGATGAATCGATCCTGACCGGAGAGTCGGTACCTGTCGACAAGGGACAGGACGACGAGGCGTTCAGCGGCACCTTGCTCGTCCGCGGCAAGACGCTTCTGGAGGTCACCCGAACCGGACCGCTGAGCGCGATGGGGCGCCTAGCAACGATGCTCGGCGACATCGAGCTCTCGAAGACGCCGCTTGAACGCCGGGTCGACGTCCTCGGACGACGGATCGCGCGTTGGGTCCTCACGCTGACGGCCCTGCTTGGTGTGGCTGGCGTGATCGCCGAGGGGTTGAGTCGCGCCCCGCAGATGATCATCTTTGCCGTCGCTCTTGCCGTCGCGGCCGTCCCTGAAGGCCTGCCCGCGGTGCTCACCGTCGCGTTGGCCCTGGGAGTCGAGCGCATGGCCCGTCACCGCGCCGTGGTGCGACGGCTCTCGGCGGTGGAGGCGCTGGGCTCGGTGACCGTCATCGCTACGGACAAGACCGGGACGCTGACCGAGAACCGCATGGACGTCCGGTCGATCGATGCGCCGGACCTGGGGCGCGCGCTTGTTGCCGTCGCACTCGCCAACGACGCGGACCCCTCGACCGGCGCAGGTGATCCACTCGATGCCGGACTGCTGCGCTATGCCTGCGCGCACGGCATCGACGTCGCACGACTGAGACAGGAACACCCGGTGATCAGCGAGCGGCCGTTCGACAGCGCCTGGAAGTTCGCGCGCGTCACGGTCCGTGAAGACGGGCACAGGGTGAGCTTTCTCAAGGGAGCTCCGGAGGTCGTTGTCGCGCGGTGCGACCTGAGCGTGGAGGATCGCGAGTCCTGGACAGGGAAAGCCGAGGCGTACGCCGAAGAGGGATTCCGCGTCCTCGCGATCGCGAGCGCGCCCGGTGAAGCCGAAGAGCACCTGTCGCTGCTGGGCCTCGCGCTGTTCTGGGATCCGCCGCGGCCGGAAGTGCCGAAGGCCGTCCGGACAGCGCTGGATGCCGGTATCCGCGTGGTCATGATCACCGGCGACCATCCAGTGACGGCCCTTGCCATTGCGCACCAGATCGGCATCCCTGGCGTGCGGGTGCTCACCGGGGAGGACCTTGCCGAGTACGAGCGTCACACCCTCCACGACGCGCTGACGGAAGTGAATGTATTCGCGCGGGTGCGGCCAGAACAGAAACTGCTGCTCGTGGAGTCCCTGCAGGCGCTCGGTCAGATAGTCGCGATGACCGGGGACGGGGTCAACGATGCGCCCGCGCTGAAACGTTCCGACGTCGGTGTGGCCATGGGGCAGCGCGGCTCCGACGTCAGCCGGGAAGTGGCCGATCTCGTCCTGCTCGACGACAACTTCGCCACTGTCGTGAGCGCGGTCGAGGAAGGCCGGGGCATCTACGAGAACATCCAGAAGTTTCTTCGATTCCTGTTCTCGACCAATCTCTCGGAAGTGCTGCTCGTGGCCGGCGGCGCCGTGGTGGCGTTCTCGATCGATCTCCGGGATGCGGCAGGGCACCTCGTGCTGCCGCTCACGGCCGCCCAGATCTTGTGGATCAATCTGCTGACCGATGGCCTGCCTGCCCTCGCCCTGGCTTTCGATCGAACCCCAGGGGTCATGCAGCAGAAACCGCGACCGGCCGGCTCGCCGCTGCTGGACCAGCCCTCGGTCCGGTTCGTCGTTGCCGTGGGAAGCATGAAGGCTGTGCTCGCGCTGGCCGTCCTCGGAATCCTTCCGACGTTTGGCTACAGCCTCGAGGTCACGCGCGCTGCCGCATTTCACTTCATGGCCATTGGCCAATTGTTCCTTACGTACCCGTCACGGCACACATGGATGCGGCCGCTGTCGAACCCGTACCTGCATGCTGCCGTGGTCGGCGGGGTCGGCATCCAGATCGCCGCAGCGTCGATACCGTTCGTCTCGAACCTGCTGGGAAGTGCTGCGCTTCCCGTGGAAGTCTGGGCTGTGGTCTTTGCCGCGGCCTTCGGGTCCTGGGCGCTTTCGGAACTCATCTCGCGACTGGTGTGGCGGCAAGTGGGGCAGCGAGAGGCCTGAGCGAAGAGACCTCACGCATGGATAGCCTCGGTGTGCCTCGCGCGGCGCGAAGCCATCACGACCGTCACGCGCATGGATTGAAAGGTGTCATGTGAACGCCACGATCCATGACAACAGGACGACTGTTTACTGGCATCGGGAGCTGCCGCCACTCGAGGCGGAACTCGTCGCGGAACACATCGTCGAGGCAACCAGCAGCCGTGTCTCAGGAAGGCTCGCACATCGTGACGAGCTGTGGGATCAGTGCTATCGGGAGCTGATGGCGAACGCCGAGCGCCGGCTCGTGCAGGAGGTCGCACGGCTCGGTGGCCACTTCGCGCACGTGCACGACGAAGTGATCCATCCCAAGCACGACGACGCAGCGGGGGAGGCGTGGCTCCACGGCCGTTTCAGCTACATGCTGTACCGGCGCCCGCAGGAATCGCGTTAGCCTGCCTCATCGCGCCTGTTTCGCGAACGCGTCTCCGATCTTGAGGCTGAGCGCAGACGTGTTCGCGTGCGCGATGTTGGACAGCACGGCGACGACGATGCCGCTGTCGCGCAGCGTGGTCAGCGACATCACTATCCCGCCCGCCAGCTCGCCGTTGACGCTGACGCGCTTCGCCAGGCCGACGCCCACCATGTCCGACGCCGTGGAATAGGACGCCATCGTCCCCGCGCAGCACGCCAGGTCGCGCATGTACATCAGCCGCCTGCCCCGCCGTGGATTGTCATCCGAACGCGGGACGTAGAACGTCGCGCGATCATCCGGCAATGGGTACTCGGCGGGAGCCAGGCCAAGCGGCTGCAAGATGTTGTGGCGGATGAGCGTCAACGGTGGGAAGTCCTCTCCCGGCTCACCGATCCGCTCCGGACTCCACGCTGTCGCCGCGTCAGCGCCGGTGTTGGTCAGCCCGAGCGACGCAATGACGTCGGCCGTGACCGCCGATGCCGCCGTGCCGATGTTGAATCGGGTCTTCGGCGTCACCGGCGTCCGCGTGTCCACGTCCCTCCAACCGAATCCTTCCGCCCAGACGATCGTCCCGCCGGCACCGACCGCCACCGACACCCCTGGCAGGTTCTGCTCCAGGACGGCCGCGCGCACGAGCTCCCGCGCGCGCCCGACGGCCACGGAATATTGCGGCGACGGCGCCGAATCGATGACCGATGGCACGTCCTGCGGTTGTGCGAAAAGAGGCACGGTCAGCGCGACCGCATGAGTGAGAACTGCCGCGAACGCCGCTATCAGGACCCCGACGGCAAGCCCCGTGCGCGCGGCCCAGGCCGGCAGCCGATTCCGCGCGGCCTTCACGCCGAGCACGACCGTGCCGATCATCAGCAGCAGCCCGATGCCGCCGGCGCCGGGCGCGTCGTCCACTTCCCCCACGTAGATGCCCATGGCCCCGATGGCCAGGGCGAGGGCGATGAGGGCGGCCGCCCTGAGGTTGTTCGTCACAGTGGATGCCATGTCGGCCACTGTGCCCGAAAGCCGGCCGCGAAGTCCTCACCGAATCATGAGCGGGCCATGAGATTCGAATGAAATGCGGCAGACCTTGCGCCGAAGAGGGGAACGCCGGGACCGAAACGCACAGGACCCTGGCCGATTCCGTCGCAGTTGGGCGCGTCGTCGAGTTGACGAGCATTCGATGCAGAACTCGAAAAATTCTCTGAATCTCGCGGGTTTGTGGGACGAAGACCTGGGCGACCGAAGCGGGCACGGAAAACTGCGGCGAAGGGATTCGAGCCCGAAGGCCGAGCCGAAGACGCTGGCCTGAGCCTGAAGCTCACTCGCTCCGCCAGGGCGAGCGAAAACGCGGTCTGACGCGCCGCCGGCCGCCTGGCGGAAGACGTCGACGAAGAGGTCGCCGAACATCAGCGGTGATGAACGGCAGGCTGAGGCAATTGGGGAAGGGATTCGAGCCTGAAGGCCGAGCCGAAGGCGCTGGCCTCAGTCTGAAGCTCACGCGCTCCGCCAGGGCGAGCGAAAACGCGGTCGGCAACTGGGGAAGGGATTCGAGCCTGAAGGCCGAGCCGAAGGCGATGGCCTCAGGCCTGAAGCTCACTCGCTCCGGCCACACTCGCCGCAGGCGAGTGTGGCGGAGAGAGTGGGATTCGAACCCACGGTAGGGTTTCCCCTACACACGCTTTCCAAGCGTGCGCCTTCAGCCTCTCGGCCATCTCTCCAGCTCTGTAGAATCAACAACTTGCGAGCGGTCGACGCAAGATTATCGCACACGCCGCGGCCGCTCGTGCACCAAACCGCTAACGCGAACAGATTCAGCGACTTGGAGCAAAGCCAACAGGGAGCTTCGCACCGGATTGTGTAACATCTCTTAATCCCTCTGGAACACTTCCGGTCACTTCGTCAGTTGCGCTGGTGCATTGTTCAATGACTGTAGTCACGGACTGGACGAGCGCTTCTCTTCGATCTGTCAACGGGCGCTCGGCGCCGCTCGGATGATGATGCGTCGCTCTATGAAAGTCTCGAGTTTCTGAACCACCAGCAGGCCCCTGCGGCGCTATGGCGGACGTGCTGGGTGTCATTCCGCGTTCGCTCGGCGCCCGGCTCGGTGCACGGCGACCAGCGGCTTCCTGGATCGTGCACGGACACCGGCTTGCCGACCGACTACAGCCAGGACGAGTGGCATCCCGCGCTTCTCAATAAGGCCGACGTCATCAAATGCAGGACAGCGCTGATCCTGCGGCTCACGGCGTGGCGGGCCGCGTGGGGCCTCTGAGGTAGTGCGGCGCTGCGGTTGTGGGTCCAGAAGGCACGATGTGGACGGCGGACTTCAACGGCCGAGCGGAGTGCCTCTCCAGATCGACATGCACCAACGCCTCTTGTTGCCTCGGGCACAAACAACGCAACCACATCCTCACCCGAGGACTGGCTCGGTCCCGGTCTCGACGAAGGCCGGTCGGTCAGCCAGCGCACGTCTCCCGCTCAGAGCTTCCAGCGCAAGCACGATTGCCTGCGTGCCGTTGCGAGCGCCGCCGTACGCTACGACGGCGTGATACAGCTGTTTGGCGAGGGCCAGACCGGGCAGCGCCAGGTGCATGGCTTCGGCCTCCGCTAGTGCGATTCCCATGTCCTTGATGAAGTGCTCCACGTAGAAACCGGGCTCCATGTCGCCGCGAATAATGCGCGGCACGAGATTCTGGAGGGCCCAGGATGCCGCAGCGCCGCCACCGACACTTCCGAGTACCTGCTCTAGCCCTAGCCCGGCGGCGCGCGCGTACGTGATGGCCTCACCGACCCCTACCATCGTGCCGGCAATTAGGATCTGGTTGACCATCTTCGTGTGTTGACCACTGCCCGGCGGACCCTGCAACAGGATGGTCTTGCCCATGTGTTCTAGAAGGGGCCGGGCCCGATCGAATGCCTGCCGCTCGCCCCCGACCATGATGGACAGCGTCGCATTCCGCGCACCGATGTCGCCGCCGCTGACAGGCGCGTCGAGCACGTCGATACCATG includes:
- a CDS encoding helicase-related protein, with protein sequence MPFWSVGDHLTHRFNADLGTGRVTAIEGRVLVVHFPHGATTLRLAATSDALVPATATEADRAPRRDRSLIERLAAGEIDDTADVLTRLDVLRLLATREAGGLGSFLGGRVRLFPHQLHVAERATARLPVRWLLADEVGLGKTIEAALIMNRLLHTQKIERCLVIVPEALTVQWLGELWRKYHQVFTLLDPPRLADVARDFGAGFNPFDVHRRAVLALETLVSRPELGAQAVSAGIDLLVIDEAQRLRRPPGHPGEPAYRAVAPIAALGRHLLLLSATPLEDDAHGFFRLLQLLRPDEFPEGLDVEARLQSGVPLPPCTSSTRRVDIGGLPPRAPLPVDLPAHEQGAAGMPDDGAPPIDLASHARLAYAQGTRNDALARRRALDRIRRALASGAALRAVLGPDEIALRQQADTMDRTDPRLMWLLRQAPLWRRANEKTLVFVAHRETLEMLRDALSARAQLASGVFHEDLSAARRDTEVARFRADDGPSLLVSTEAGGEGRNFEFCQRLVLYDLPWAPSTVEQRIGRLDRIGRRIPVDVVYFRPAAGIGADVVRLFERLGLFRAPMAGVEPQLAQVEDALDAVALDPDASLSDAQIDQLIAAAEAARSRIQDAAYQQLHRDPYQADLGPSILARIPAGLDALMEQVVVNAASRLGFRVEQVRGRRAYAIEFGNEALIDSLPGVAGGSSFVGTFDRDYAVEDEAIDFFASGHALVEGLLAHFEDDPKGRVARLEARIPGHGGTGVIAFYKDGPEFDVLALDAAGRPRPAWADAFRRGSAGAQRMMAEDAATHDWAAFVTRLSTQLGPRSPHALAALVVRDA
- a CDS encoding methyltransferase domain-containing protein; its protein translation is MSGDPHFVRFAGFTLDLRSGELARNGRRLLLPEQPFRILTLLVRSPGSLVTRDDLRRELWGQDTFVDFEHSINAAIKRLREALGDSAARSQFVETLPRRGYRFKVAVDVAPPASQEVPINAPYALLARFYDVLCGYAAPINRHARRQILCAVLPSVKSVCDVGCGTGETALDLARHGLEVDALDDSRVFCETVRARARRAGLAVTVHCDDMRDFRLPRPVDLVLAEFASLNNLADRRDLPRVMHAVARALADGGWFCFDVNTPRSLRVEYPQTFWLEDSRFKLVQHGSVETDGRRARLDFEWLLPAGRLWRHVRETLWHVSWTDSEIKQALRVAGFELVRYFDGVDVRPQRPGTTRGTDAYYLARKGRPGQRRRART
- the adhP gene encoding alcohol dehydrogenase AdhP produces the protein MSRTMKAAVVRALGQPLSIEEVPVPTPGPGEVLVKIVASGVCHTDVHAADGDWPVKPTPPFIPGHEGAGIVAGLGPGVTGLKEGDPVGIAWLHDACGGCESCITGWETLCPSQHNSGYGVNGTFAEYAIGNAAYLARLPARPDFAALAPILCAGVTTYKGIKETEAKPGEWLAISGIGGLGHVAVQYAKAMGLHVVAIDVADDKLALARTLGADVTVNAMSPDAAEIVTKYTDGGAHGVLVTAVSVPAFSQALQMVRRKGTVSLVGLPPGDFPTPIFDVVLKRITVRGSIVGTRKDLAEAVAFASEGKVHAHIHTAPLESINDIFAALKSGTVDGRMVLDLALPAGSMREQAATRINALA
- a CDS encoding cation-translocating P-type ATPase, which encodes MSGLSTADAVERLGQFGPNALPEQAPEPLWQRFLRQFNSPLIFILLFALTFDLGLWAYEGGHGWPIEAAAIGLILLFNAALGLYQEQRSEAALARLKVLAGAQAWVLRDGEFVRLPTQDLVPGDCVRLESGDRVPADGVLRDPRGAMLDESILTGESVPVDKGQDDEAFSGTLLVRGKTLLEVTRTGPLSAMGRLATMLGDIELSKTPLERRVDVLGRRIARWVLTLTALLGVAGVIAEGLSRAPQMIIFAVALAVAAVPEGLPAVLTVALALGVERMARHRAVVRRLSAVEALGSVTVIATDKTGTLTENRMDVRSIDAPDLGRALVAVALANDADPSTGAGDPLDAGLLRYACAHGIDVARLRQEHPVISERPFDSAWKFARVTVREDGHRVSFLKGAPEVVVARCDLSVEDRESWTGKAEAYAEEGFRVLAIASAPGEAEEHLSLLGLALFWDPPRPEVPKAVRTALDAGIRVVMITGDHPVTALAIAHQIGIPGVRVLTGEDLAEYERHTLHDALTEVNVFARVRPEQKLLLVESLQALGQIVAMTGDGVNDAPALKRSDVGVAMGQRGSDVSREVADLVLLDDNFATVVSAVEEGRGIYENIQKFLRFLFSTNLSEVLLVAGGAVVAFSIDLRDAAGHLVLPLTAAQILWINLLTDGLPALALAFDRTPGVMQQKPRPAGSPLLDQPSVRFVVAVGSMKAVLALAVLGILPTFGYSLEVTRAAAFHFMAIGQLFLTYPSRHTWMRPLSNPYLHAAVVGGVGIQIAAASIPFVSNLLGSAALPVEVWAVVFAAAFGSWALSELISRLVWRQVGQREA
- a CDS encoding serine hydrolase — encoded protein: MASTVTNNLRAAALIALALAIGAMGIYVGEVDDAPGAGGIGLLLMIGTVVLGVKAARNRLPAWAARTGLAVGVLIAAFAAVLTHAVALTVPLFAQPQDVPSVIDSAPSPQYSVAVGRARELVRAAVLEQNLPGVSVAVGAGGTIVWAEGFGWRDVDTRTPVTPKTRFNIGTAASAVTADVIASLGLTNTGADAATAWSPERIGEPGEDFPPLTLIRHNILQPLGLAPAEYPLPDDRATFYVPRSDDNPRRGRRLMYMRDLACCAGTMASYSTASDMVGVGLAKRVSVNGELAGGIVMSLTTLRDSGIVVAVLSNIAHANTSALSLKIGDAFAKQAR
- a CDS encoding NAD(P)-dependent oxidoreductase, with translation MQIGWIGTGVMGASMAGHLLRAGHTLIVSTRTRARAQSLLDEGATWTDTPRELARQSDVVFSMVGYPSDVEEVYLAAGGVLAGLKPGSLAVDFTTSSPSLAQRLAAAGREHGIDVLDAPVSGGDIGARNATLSIMVGGERQAFDRARPLLEHMGKTILLQGPPGSGQHTKMVNQILIAGTMVGVGEAITYARAAGLGLEQVLGSVGGGAAASWALQNLVPRIIRGDMEPGFYVEHFIKDMGIALAEAEAMHLALPGLALAKQLYHAVVAYGGARNGTQAIVLALEALSGRRALADRPAFVETGTEPVLG